GTTCATTCATAAGTTGGAAGAGGTGAGCTTTCGAATAGCTCAACTGTTTCGAACCTGTTTTGTTATATACGTATAAGGAATTCGTAATGCCATTCTTTCGTATCGCAGCGGTTGAGCCTGCAACGAGGTGTGTCTGTAATGCTGCTACCGTCTCACTCATTTCGGATTGGAACCTCTGTGCTTCATGATCACCAATTTCATCTAAACGTGTGAGGTCATAACCTGTCGTCCAAAGTTCTGGCAGTACAAGAACGTCACTGTCAGTCGCATATTTATGTAAAAGAGATTTTGCATGTTCAAAGTTTAAGTCAGGTTGACCGAATTGAATATCCATTTGAATACAAGTAATTTTCCATTTCATTTTAAATCCCCCTTGTTAGAAAATTGTGACTTTACATGTGTACCTTAACGATATATGATTTATAACAAACTTGGCAAGAGAGAATGATATACAGATTGCGAAAATGACAGAAACAAGGAGAATGAAAGTTATGAAACGGTTCACATATTCCAAACGTATGCAACGTCTTCCGAAACAGTTCTTTGCCGACTTAGTACGAAAGGTACAAGTTGCACAAGAAAAAGGAATGGACGTCATTAATTTAGGACAAGGAAACCCAGATCAGCCAACACCTGATCATATTATTCAATCATTACAGCAAGCCGCTACAAATCCAATTAATCATAAATATCCACCGTTTCGAGGGTTTAGAAATGTAAAGCAAGCAGTTGCGAACTTCTATAAGCGAAACTATGACGTAACGCTTGATCCCGAACGTGAAGTGGCGATTCTTTTCGGTGGGAAGGGTGGATTAGTCGAGCTACCACAGATTTTTACTGAAGCAGGAGATAGTGTGCTCGTACCTGACCCAGGCTATCCAGATTATTGGAGCGGGATTGCATTAAGTGGGGCAGGCATGGTGACAATGCCATTGCTAGAGAAAAATAAATTCCTACCTGACTACAGCTTATTAAGTGAAGAACAGCTTCATCATGCAAAAATGATGCTGTTGAATTATCCAAATAATCCTACAGGTGCAACGGCAACGAGCGAATTTTTTGAGGAAACTGTAAATCTAGCAAAACAATATGATATTAACATCATTCACGATTTTGCATACGGTGCAATCGGATTTGATGGGAAGTTACCAACAAGCTTCTTACAAACGGAAGGTGCAAAGGATGTTGGAATTGAAATCTATACGATGTCGAAGTCATTCAACATGGCAGGCTGGCGCATCGCTTTTGCGGTAGGAAACGAAGAGGTTATTGAAGCAATTAATCTCTATCAAGATCATATGTATTGCAGTGTGTTCGGTGCAGTGCAGGAGGCTGCGATTACAGCACTTGATGAAGCGAACGATTCGATACCAGAACTTGTTTCGTTATATGAGCGTCGTCGTAATGTGTGGGTGAACGCACTAAGAGAGATTGGCTGGCAAGTTGAACCTTGTGAAGGTTCCTTCTTCGTCTGGTTACCTGTTCCAGAAGGGATGAGCTCAGTGGAATTTGCAGATGAATTAATCGAGAAGGTCGGTGTCGTTACTGCACCAGGGCTCGGATTTGGAGAGCATGGCGAAGGCTATATTCGCACAGCGTTATTAGTTGATGAAGAGCGATTGAAAGAAGCTGCGCAGCGGATTGCGACGATATCGTATTTTCAAGGAAGTAATTGAAGATCTTCATAAGGTAATTGTACAAAAAATAAAAAAAGTAGCTTTGCTATTCCTATTTATCCATTGTCGATGACAAAAGGAAAAGATACATTAACGAGACAATATAAAACACCCCGAATCAGTACATTTATCAAATGTACTGATTCGGGGTGTTTTTTTGATTAAGCTGATCATAGAAAACGTAGATCTTAATAAAATATAGAATTTTCACCGTATTGATAAGTATCTAGTGATAGAATAATAATGGAAAAAATACATTTTATGGATGGGTTAAGTTGACAACTATTTAAGGGAGAGCACAAAAAATGAGTAAAACTATTCTTAGGCTTCGTTTTAGGGAATATTGGCGCATCGGTGAGCAAGAATCTTGGCTTGCAGACATGGCTGAAAATGGATTACACCTAAATAAAATGGGCTCAATATTTGCTCATTTTGATAAAGCTGAACCGAAGCAAATGAGGTACAGGTTAGAAGTAGCAATAAACGAAGAGATTACACCAGAAGAACTAGAAGGGCATAAAGAGCGTGGTTGGGATTATGTAACAACATACAATTATCTTCACATATTTTCATCACCAGTTGAACGTCATGCACCAGA
This region of Bacillus solimangrovi genomic DNA includes:
- a CDS encoding pyridoxal phosphate-dependent aminotransferase, with amino-acid sequence MKRFTYSKRMQRLPKQFFADLVRKVQVAQEKGMDVINLGQGNPDQPTPDHIIQSLQQAATNPINHKYPPFRGFRNVKQAVANFYKRNYDVTLDPEREVAILFGGKGGLVELPQIFTEAGDSVLVPDPGYPDYWSGIALSGAGMVTMPLLEKNKFLPDYSLLSEEQLHHAKMMLLNYPNNPTGATATSEFFEETVNLAKQYDINIIHDFAYGAIGFDGKLPTSFLQTEGAKDVGIEIYTMSKSFNMAGWRIAFAVGNEEVIEAINLYQDHMYCSVFGAVQEAAITALDEANDSIPELVSLYERRRNVWVNALREIGWQVEPCEGSFFVWLPVPEGMSSVEFADELIEKVGVVTAPGLGFGEHGEGYIRTALLVDEERLKEAAQRIATISYFQGSN